A genomic window from Astyanax mexicanus isolate ESR-SI-001 unplaced genomic scaffold, AstMex3_surface scaffold_37, whole genome shotgun sequence includes:
- the LOC111196168 gene encoding uncharacterized protein LOC111196168 has protein sequence MSSGSTCAVVGCHNNSKKLKLLLESTCFEHQQLRKHCPCPAPYALHSVPKEKGRSLAWLAALKLKYPPKRIYVCSFHFVEKKPTELHPDPELYLGYERPPEKKRRKLVRVSQTASTATNLNEDADGESHCCVAFPLEPSDTGPSGVESSQCTSASQCHSVHTQWEDRTLLDHDYTKTGKEKAMRDQMTQCNDFGYFMLQNDTDSLLYTGLKLETFDTLVSTMEMFNSSAFTMPIGDQLLLTLMKLELNRVLGDLSRQFCVSQSMASKIISYWIDKLEEVLRPLIPWLPKETIQATMPAAFKTFPNVTCILDCSESLLQKPKNLDSRGESYSHYYSHNTVKYLVAVAPCGLIMFISAAYGGRCSDKFLTMDCGILDYLNAGDEVMADRGFLIRDVLFERKVKLVMPSFTKKGAQLTEEQVTATRRIANVRIHVERAIRRLKVYKILSQVVPITMAPKIDKILRVCAALVNLRDELIRDSE, from the exons ATGAGCTCAGGCTCGACGTGTGCAGTTGTCGGGTGCCACAACAACTCAAAAAAGTTGAAGTTGTTGTTGGAAAGTACATGTTTTGAACACCAGCAGCTTCGTAAACACTGTCCGTGTCCGGCGCCTTATGCTTTGCACTCCGTACCGAAGGAGAAGGGAAGGAGCCTAGCGTGGCTTGCAGCTTTAAAACTGAAATATCCTCCAAAGAGGATATATGTTTGCTCGTTTCACTTTGTTGAAAAGAAGCCTACAGAGCTGCATCCTGACCCGGAGCTGTATTTGGGTTACGAAAGACcaccagaaaaaaagagaagaaagctAGTTCGGGTGAGCCAAACGGCATCTACAGCCACCAACCTTAATGAAGATGCAGACGGTGAATCTC ATTGCTGTGTGGCCTTCCCCCTGGAACCCTCTGACACAGGACCCTCAGGAGTTGAAAGCAGTCAATGTACATCTGCCTCACAGTGCCACTCCGTTCACACACAGTGGGAAGACCGCACCCTACTTGATCATGATTACACAAAGACAGGCAAGGAAAAGGCTATGCGGGACCAGATGACACAGTGTAATGACTTTGGGTACTTCATGCTTCAGAATGACACAGATTCCCTGCTGTACACTGGCTTAAAACTTGAAACATTTGACACCCTTGTTTCAACAATGGAAATGTTTAACAGCAGTGCGTTTACAATGCCCATAGGAGACCAACTACTGTTGACCCTTATGAAATTGGAACTGAACCGTGTGTTAGGAGATCTGAGCAGGCAATTCTGTGTATCACAGAGTATGGCAAGTAAGATCATCTCATATTGGATTGACAAATTGGAGGAAGTCTTACGACCCCTTATTCCATGGCTTCCAAAGGAAACTATCCAGGCAACAATGCCAGCCgcatttaaaacatttccaaaTGTTACATGTATTTTAGACTGCAGCGAGAGCCTACTACAAAAACCCAAAAACTTGGATTCAAGGGGAGAATCATATAGCCATTACTATTCACACAACACAGTAAAATATCTTGTAGCAGTTGCCCCATGTGGACTTATCATGTTCATCTCTGCAGCTTATGGTGGTCGATGCAGTGATAAATTTCTAACAATGGACTGTGGGATTTTAGATTACTTGAATGCTGGAGATGAAGTAATGGCAGACCGGGGCTTTTTAATAAGAGATGTACTCTTTGAAAGGAAAGTAAAGTTAGTAATGCCATCATTCACTAAAAAAGGAGCTCAGCTCACTGAGGAACAGGTCACTGCAACTAGAAGAATAGCAAATGTTAGAATCCATGTGGAGAGAGCAATTAGACGTTTGAAAGTATATAAAATTCTGTCACAGGTTGTACCAATTACCATGGCTCCTAAGATAGACAAAATTCTCAGAGTATGTGCTGCCCTTGTGAACCTGAGGGATGAACTTATTCGTGATTCTGAGTAA